The Desulfovibrio sp. Fe33 genome includes the window GGTCTTCGTGAACCTCATCCTGGCCGCCTTCAATCTTTTGCCCATCCCGCCGCTGGACGGCAGCAACATCCTGGCGTACTTTCTTCCACCCCGGGCCGCCTACAAGTATATGTCCCTGAGCCGCTACGGATTCATCATCCTCATAGCCATCATCCTGCTCGGCCGATACACCGGGCTCGATATCGTCGGCCGGGTGGTCATTCCCCTGGTCCAGGGCCTGGGCTCCCTGCTGGGCGTGCCCCTCTAACCTCTAACAGCAGACCACTTCATCATGAGCGAAAAACAACGAATCCTCTCCGGCATGAGACCCACCGGTCCCCTTCACCTCGGCCACTACTTCGGCGTCATTGCCAACTGGTTGAAGCTTCAGGAAGAATACGACTGTTATTTCTTTGTGGCCGACTGGCACGCCCTGACCAGCGAATACGCCGACCCCACCCGCATCAAGGGATTCATTCCCGGCCTGGTCAAGGACTGGGTGGCAGCGGGACTGGACCCGGAAAAATGCTCCATCTTCCAGCAGTCCCAGATCAAGGAGCACGCCGAGCTCAACCTGATTCTGTCCATGTACACCCCGCTGGGCTGGCTTGAGCGCTGCCCCACCTACAAGGACCAAAAGGAACAGCTGACCCAGAAGGACCTGAACACCCACGGATTTCTCGGCTACCCGGTCCTCATGTCCGTCGACATTCTCATGTACAAGCCCCTGGCCGTGCCCGTGGGCAAGGACCAGTTGCCCCACCTGGAGCTGACCCGCGAAATCGCCCGCCGCTTCAACCACCTGAACAACACCGAGCTGTTCCCGGAACCGGCCGACATGCTCACCGAAGCCCCGGTCCTGCCCGGCCTGGACGGCCGCAAGATGTCCAAGAGCTACGGCAACTCCATCATGCTCTCCGAGCCGCTGGACGAG containing:
- the trpS gene encoding tryptophan--tRNA ligase translates to MSEKQRILSGMRPTGPLHLGHYFGVIANWLKLQEEYDCYFFVADWHALTSEYADPTRIKGFIPGLVKDWVAAGLDPEKCSIFQQSQIKEHAELNLILSMYTPLGWLERCPTYKDQKEQLTQKDLNTHGFLGYPVLMSVDILMYKPLAVPVGKDQLPHLELTREIARRFNHLNNTELFPEPADMLTEAPVLPGLDGRKMSKSYGNSIMLSEPLDEIMPKVRGMKTDENRLRKSDPGDPAICNLFPYHKLMTDPEKLPEIVKGCKDASWGCVDCKKLLMESLERFLTPLHERRAACTDERVREILEAGNAKARVYARQTMEEVRKVINFDF